Proteins from a genomic interval of Streptomyces sp. NBC_01445:
- a CDS encoding wax ester/triacylglycerol synthase family O-acyltransferase, giving the protein MNSQQSQHSRPAPSPDLLAPLDLAFWNIESAEHPMHLGALGVFAAGSPGDVQHAVELLAARAPAVPGLRMRIQGVRIPVGGAARVPVSDFDPLDHVRLGEPTADFHAAAGALMERPLDRARPPWEAHVLPGADGTSFAVLFKFHHALADGLRALTLAAGVMDPMDLPVSRTAPAVAAPRGFRLPFPGMRDLRLGDLDPRKLPGLLREGASSAVTALDIGTSVVRATWDVHTSPAFSSNATGTRSTEGVVLELDDVHRVRKTVGGTVNDVLIAVVAGALRRWLDERGNGSEGVRPRALIPVSRRRPRTAHPQGNRLSGYLVKLPVDERDPLARLRAVRTAMDHNKDAGPQRGAGAVALLADHVPPLGHMIGGPVVAQAARLLFDILVTSVPLPSLGLRLGGCPLTEVYPLAPLAQGQSLAVAVSTYRGRVHYGLVADAAAVPDLDVLATGIREELAALVRVCETVRGTA; this is encoded by the coding sequence GTGAACTCTCAGCAGTCCCAGCACTCTCGGCCCGCGCCGAGCCCGGACCTCCTCGCGCCACTCGACCTGGCCTTCTGGAACATCGAGTCCGCCGAACACCCGATGCACCTGGGCGCGTTGGGGGTGTTCGCCGCGGGCTCGCCGGGCGACGTCCAGCACGCGGTGGAGCTGCTCGCCGCCCGCGCCCCCGCGGTCCCCGGCCTGCGCATGCGCATCCAGGGGGTACGGATCCCCGTCGGCGGCGCGGCACGCGTGCCCGTATCCGACTTCGACCCGCTCGACCACGTACGGCTGGGCGAGCCCACCGCGGACTTCCACGCCGCGGCCGGCGCCCTGATGGAGCGGCCGCTCGACCGGGCGAGGCCCCCGTGGGAGGCACATGTCCTGCCGGGCGCGGACGGTACCTCGTTCGCCGTCCTGTTCAAGTTCCACCACGCGCTGGCCGACGGGCTGCGGGCGCTGACGCTCGCCGCCGGGGTGATGGACCCGATGGACCTGCCCGTCTCGCGGACGGCGCCCGCCGTCGCGGCGCCCCGCGGGTTCCGGCTGCCGTTCCCCGGCATGCGCGACCTGCGGCTCGGCGACCTCGACCCGCGCAAGCTGCCCGGCCTCCTCCGGGAGGGCGCCTCCAGTGCCGTCACGGCGCTCGACATCGGCACCTCCGTCGTCCGCGCCACCTGGGACGTGCACACCTCGCCCGCCTTCTCCTCGAACGCCACGGGCACCCGCAGCACCGAGGGCGTCGTCCTCGAACTCGACGATGTGCACCGGGTCCGCAAGACGGTCGGCGGCACCGTCAACGACGTCCTCATCGCCGTCGTCGCCGGGGCCCTGCGGCGCTGGCTCGACGAGCGCGGCAACGGCAGCGAAGGGGTACGTCCGCGGGCCCTGATCCCCGTCTCGCGGCGCCGCCCTCGCACGGCCCACCCCCAGGGCAACCGGCTCTCCGGCTACCTGGTGAAGCTGCCGGTCGACGAGCGGGACCCGCTCGCCCGGCTGCGCGCGGTCCGTACGGCCATGGACCACAACAAGGACGCGGGCCCGCAGCGCGGCGCCGGCGCCGTGGCCCTGCTCGCGGACCATGTGCCGCCGCTCGGTCACATGATCGGCGGGCCCGTCGTCGCCCAGGCGGCCCGGCTCCTGTTCGACATCCTCGTCACGAGCGTGCCGCTGCCGAGCCTCGGCCTGCGGCTCGGCGGCTGCCCGCTCACCGAGGTCTACCCCCTCGCGCCACTGGCCCAGGGACAGTCCCTCGCGGTCGCGGTGTCCACGTACCGGGGGCGTGTCCACTACGGCCTGGTCGCCGACGCGGCCGCGGTCCCCGACCTGGACGTACTCGCGACCGGCATCCGCGAGGAACTCGCGGCCCTGGTGCGCGTGTGCGAGACGGTGCGGGGGACGGCCTGA
- a CDS encoding inositol oxygenase family protein, which yields MTRVELRSVDELMDLLHACRGAWDTPDRSGDPVDLHDHALQTAALLRRGHPSDKELQLAGLVHDIGHLLRPGDDAGHADTAAAAVRGLLGERVARLVQLHVPAKRYLATSDPARGLSPQSALTLETQGGPMSPEEAAVFAHDPLADDAVTLRQADDAGKVVGLDAGVMEDWRPVVELVAQGFHSTNFTPSLRS from the coding sequence CTGATGGATCTTCTGCACGCCTGCCGCGGCGCGTGGGACACCCCCGACCGCAGCGGCGACCCCGTCGACCTGCACGACCACGCGCTGCAGACCGCCGCGCTCCTGCGCCGCGGCCACCCCAGCGACAAGGAGCTCCAGCTCGCGGGGCTCGTCCACGACATAGGCCACCTGCTGCGCCCGGGCGACGACGCGGGCCACGCCGACACGGCGGCGGCCGCCGTGCGGGGGCTGCTCGGGGAGCGGGTCGCCCGTCTTGTGCAGCTGCACGTCCCGGCCAAGCGCTACCTGGCGACATCGGATCCGGCGCGCGGCCTCTCGCCGCAGAGCGCGCTGACGCTGGAGACGCAGGGCGGGCCGATGTCGCCCGAGGAGGCGGCGGTGTTCGCCCATGACCCGCTGGCCGACGATGCGGTGACGCTGCGTCAGGCGGACGACGCGGGCAAGGTCGTGGGCCTCGACGCGGGGGTCATGGAGGACTGGCGGCCCGTGGTGGAGCTGGTCGCGCAGGGGTTCCATTCCACCAACTTCACACCATCGCTACGTAGTTGA
- a CDS encoding SDR family oxidoreductase: MTSELSLEGRVAVVTGGSRGIGRAVAVALAAAGARVCVTARDPDGVRETVAALTESGAEATGLAGSVADPAHLWELTERALDAFGRLDILVNNAATNEPYGPLMEADPEVWREAFTVNVEAPLRLVQCAWRAWMSEHGGAVVNICTEGAGHVGPRVGAYGTSKAALLHLTQQLAGELAPLVRVNSVSPGLVRTEMARFVWEHAEESVAAGLPLGRIGEPQDVARAVRWLVSDEAAWVTGADLLVDGGTRVRAASPDLTDSVHQQLRHRLPDTR, from the coding sequence ATGACTTCGGAGCTCTCGCTGGAAGGCAGGGTGGCCGTCGTGACCGGGGGGTCGCGGGGCATCGGCCGGGCCGTCGCCGTGGCGCTCGCGGCGGCCGGGGCGCGGGTGTGTGTGACGGCGCGCGATCCGGACGGGGTCCGTGAGACCGTCGCCGCGCTGACGGAGAGCGGCGCCGAAGCCACGGGACTGGCGGGGTCCGTCGCCGACCCCGCGCATCTGTGGGAACTGACGGAGCGGGCCCTCGACGCGTTCGGCCGGCTCGACATCCTGGTGAACAACGCCGCGACCAATGAACCGTACGGACCGCTGATGGAGGCGGATCCGGAGGTCTGGCGCGAGGCGTTCACAGTCAACGTGGAGGCGCCGCTGCGGCTCGTGCAGTGCGCCTGGCGGGCCTGGATGTCGGAGCACGGCGGGGCCGTGGTGAACATCTGCACCGAGGGCGCCGGACACGTCGGCCCGCGCGTGGGCGCCTACGGGACGAGCAAGGCGGCGCTGCTGCATCTGACGCAGCAACTCGCGGGCGAACTGGCTCCGTTGGTGCGGGTCAACTCCGTATCGCCCGGGCTCGTGCGCACGGAGATGGCGCGCTTCGTGTGGGAGCACGCCGAGGAGTCCGTGGCGGCGGGGCTGCCGCTGGGCCGGATCGGGGAGCCGCAGGACGTGGCCCGGGCGGTGCGCTGGCTGGTGTCGGACGAGGCGGCCTGGGTGACGGGCGCCGACCTCCTGGTGGACGGCGGAACCCGGGTCAGGGCCGCGTCGCCGGACCTGACCGATTCCGTCCACCAGCAGCTCCGCCACCGGCTGCCGGACACTCGCTAG
- a CDS encoding SDR family NAD(P)-dependent oxidoreductase, with product MTMTEDSPTGATEAMVVSQESFGPGIDPERLAVCLSVLDELDKLDVDHPDAIQVRRATAGVYRTVKQRRRQERRAAKTAHDKAVTEATATGSAERIDDETEGLLPSSQVEEGKLAGILQRPRSCYTCKARYVEVDYFYHQLCPECAAVNRAKRDIRADLSGKRALLTGGRAKIGMYIALRLLRDGAHTTITTRFPKDAIRRFKAMDDSADWMDRLEVVGIDLRDPAQAVALAEQVAEQGPLDILINNATQTVRRLPSAYAALVEGESAPLPAGELPAHHVIGAFNSGAVDGLTALPAGISGLDAQKVADLALVAGNASVARHRDGSAIDAGGLVPDVVDSNTWVQTIEQISPVELLETQLCNYTAPFILISALRPAMADAAKKASSGRAYVVNVSAMEGVFGRGYKGAGHPNTNAAKAAMNMVTRTSAQEMFQTDGILMTSVDTGWITDERPHYDKLRLADEGFHAPLDLIDGAARVYDPVVRGEAGEDLYGVFMKDYAPGKW from the coding sequence ATGACGATGACAGAGGACAGCCCGACGGGCGCCACCGAAGCCATGGTGGTGTCGCAGGAGTCGTTCGGCCCCGGGATCGACCCCGAGCGGCTTGCCGTCTGCCTGAGCGTGCTCGACGAACTCGACAAGCTGGATGTGGACCACCCCGACGCGATCCAGGTCAGGCGCGCCACGGCCGGTGTCTACCGGACCGTGAAGCAGCGCCGCCGCCAGGAGCGCCGCGCCGCGAAGACCGCCCACGACAAGGCCGTCACCGAGGCGACCGCGACCGGCTCCGCCGAGCGCATCGACGACGAGACCGAGGGCCTTCTGCCGTCCTCGCAGGTCGAGGAGGGCAAGCTGGCGGGGATACTCCAGCGTCCCCGCTCCTGCTACACCTGCAAGGCCCGGTACGTGGAAGTCGACTACTTCTACCACCAGCTCTGTCCCGAGTGCGCCGCCGTGAACCGCGCCAAGCGCGACATCCGCGCCGACCTCTCCGGCAAGCGCGCCCTGCTCACCGGCGGCCGCGCCAAGATCGGCATGTACATCGCGCTGCGCCTGCTGCGTGACGGCGCGCACACGACGATCACGACGCGCTTCCCCAAGGACGCCATCCGCCGCTTCAAGGCGATGGACGACTCGGCGGACTGGATGGACCGCCTGGAGGTCGTCGGCATCGACCTGCGGGACCCGGCCCAGGCCGTGGCGCTTGCCGAGCAGGTCGCCGAGCAGGGCCCGCTGGACATCCTCATCAACAACGCGACGCAGACCGTACGCCGGCTGCCCTCCGCGTACGCGGCCCTCGTCGAGGGCGAGAGCGCCCCGCTGCCGGCCGGTGAGCTCCCCGCCCACCACGTCATCGGCGCGTTCAACTCCGGCGCGGTCGACGGTCTGACCGCGCTGCCCGCCGGTATCTCCGGCCTGGACGCCCAGAAGGTGGCCGATCTCGCCCTGGTCGCCGGCAACGCAAGCGTCGCCCGGCATCGCGACGGCAGCGCCATCGACGCGGGCGGCCTCGTCCCCGACGTCGTCGACAGCAACACGTGGGTGCAGACGATCGAGCAGATCTCCCCGGTGGAGCTCCTCGAGACCCAGCTGTGCAACTACACGGCGCCGTTCATCCTGATCAGCGCGCTGCGCCCGGCGATGGCCGACGCCGCGAAGAAGGCGTCCAGCGGACGCGCGTACGTCGTGAACGTCTCGGCGATGGAGGGCGTCTTCGGCCGCGGCTACAAGGGCGCGGGGCACCCGAACACGAACGCCGCGAAGGCCGCCATGAACATGGTGACGCGGACCAGCGCCCAGGAGATGTTCCAGACCGACGGCATCCTCATGACCTCGGTCGACACGGGCTGGATCACCGACGAGCGCCCGCACTACGACAAGCTGCGCCTCGCCGACGAGGGCTTCCACGCCCCCCTCGACCTGATCGACGGCGCGGCCCGCGTCTACGACCCGGTCGTCCGGGGCGAGGCCGGCGAAGACCTGTACGGCGTCTTCATGAAGGACTACGCGCCCGGCAAGTGGTAG